GATGAGAACTACGTGCCGATGGTGATCGACTGGCGGGCTCCGGCCGCCGCACCGTTCTACCGCGCGACGGCCGCCGACCGGCAGGGCGTCGTACGCCGCCGCGTCATCCGCTCGCGACTGGACAAGGTCATCTCGGTCGAAGACGACCTGCTCGACCCCGACGCCTCCCTCGACGGGATGAACGTGATCGGCGACGGAGCGCTCATCGCCTCGCTGACCCGCGCGCGAACCGGACAGATGCGCGACATCGTGGCGACCATCCAGCAGCACCAGGACGAGGCGATCCGCGCTCCTTCGGACGGCGTCACCGTGATCAGCGGCGGGCCTGGCACCGGCAAGACCGTCGTCGCGCTGCATCGTGCGGCGTACCTGCTGTATCGCGACCGCAAGAAATACGAGAGCTCGGGCATCCTCGTCGTCGGGCCGTCACCGACCTTCATGCGCTATATCGAGCGGGTGCTGCCCTCGCTCGGTGAGGACTCTGCCGCGCTGCGCTCAATCGGCGAGATCGTGGACGGCTACTCGGCCACCCGGGTCGACTCGCCGGAGCTGGCGGCGGTCAAGGGCTCGACGCGGATCGCGCCGGTCGTCTCGCGCGCCGCGCGGTTTGCCGGTCCGGGCGCGCCGGAGGAGCTGCGGCTGTTCTACCGCGGCGAGGTGCTCACCGCATCGCGCTCGCAGCTACGCGCGATCCGTCGCTCGGTGCTGCGCGGCAACCGCAAGTACAACCGCTCGTCACGCGCGGCCCGCGATGCGCTCACAGACCTGCTCTACTCATCGGCGCCGGACTCAATCAAGGCCGAGCGCACGCTGGCGGAGTTTCGTGACGATCTCAACCAGCGCAACGAGTTCACCGACTTCCTTGCCGCCTGGTGGCCGATGCGTGAGCCGCATGAGGTGCTCGCCTCGCTCGGCAACGCTGGGCATCTGCAGAGCGCGTCGTCCGGCGTACTCACCCGTGCGGAGGTCGCCGACCTAGCTCGCGACTGGGCATCGCACACAGCTGCCGATGGCTCGATGGAGCTGTCGCTGCAAGACATCGCGCTGATAGATGAGATCCGCGACGTACTCGGCGAGATCCCGCCGCCCCCGCCGGTGCGCGACGAGTTTGACCTGAGCAGCGTTCAGGAGCTGACGACCGCAGCCGACCGCGAGTACGCCGCCGCGGGGCCGCGCGTGCGCCCGGACAACTACACCGGCTATGGCCACGTGATCGTTGACGAGGCGCAGGATCTGTCGCCGATGCAGTGGCGGATGCTCGGACGCCGCGGGCGGGTCGCGTCGTGGACTGTCGTCGGCGATATCGCGCAGACGTCGTGGGGCGACCCCGCAGAGACCCGCAGCGCGATGAACGAGTCGCTGGCTAAGACGCCGCGTCGGGACTTCCACCTGAGCACCAACTACCGCAGCCCGGCCGAGGTTTTCTCGCTCGCGGCCGACGTCGTGCGCACGGTGATGCCGGATGCCGACGTCCCTGATGCGGTGCGCTCGACCGGCCACGAGCCCGAGCACGTCGTGACCGACGATGTTGCGACGGAGACTGTGGCTGCGCTGCGACGTACCCTCTCCGAGGTCGAGGGCACGGTCGCGGTGATCGCGCCGTCTGCCCGGGTCGGGGAGGTGCGCTCGTGGGTCGGCACGATCGGCGGCGACCGCGTCCAGGTCGTCGACGAGCTCTCGGCCAAGGGCCTGGAGTACGACGGTGTCGTCGTGGTCGAGCCCGACGAGATTGCCGGCGGCACGGACCGCGGGACGCGGTTGCTCTACGTCGTACTCACCCGCGCGACCCAGCGCCTGGTCACCGTCGGCCGCACCTCGGACTGGCTCCCCTCCCGCCGATCCGAGCGTTAATCCCGCCGATCCGAGAGATATTTCCGCCGATCCGAGAGAAGTTGCGCTCGATCCGAGAGAAATCGCGCTCGATCCGAAAGAAATCCTGTGGTTTAGGCTGGCGGCATGGCGCCCCAACTGCAGCTTGCCCAGGATCCGAAGGCCGACGAGGTGCTCTCGAACGACCCGTTTGCGCTGCTCGTGGGCATGCTCCTCGACCAGCAGTACCCGATGGAGCACGCCTTCCGCGGACCATCGAAGATCCTCGATCGGTTTGGCACCCTCGATCCGGCGATGATCGCCGCGGCCGATCCTGAGACCTTCGCCGACCTGGCGGCGACTCCGCCGGCGATCCACCGCTACGGCCGTTCGATGGCCGGGCGAGTGCAGCAGCTCGCTCGCGTGATCGTCGAGGAGTACGACGGCAACGCGGCCGCGATCTGGGCGACCGCGTCCGGCATCGATGAGCTTCTTGAGCGCCTGCAGGCGCTGCCCGGTTACGGCGAGCAGAAGGCGCGAATCTTCGCAGCGCTGCTGGGCAAGCAGCTCGGCGTGCGCCCGCATGCGTGGCGCAAGAAGATCGGGCCGTACGCCGAGGACGGTTCACACCGCTCGGTCGCCGATGTCACCGACGAGGTGAGCCTGCAGAAGGTGCGCGACTTCAAGAAGGCGCAGAAGGCGCAGAAGAAGGCCGAGGCTGCGAAGTAGCCCGGTGTTTCACGTCGTCTTCTACCAGCCGCAGATTCCGCCCAACACTGGCAACGCGATCCGCCTTGTGGCGTGCACGGGCGCAACGCTGCACTTGATCGAGCCCCTCGGCTTCACCCTCGAGGACAAGCAGCTGCGCCGCGCGGGGTTGGACTATCACGACCTCGCGCAGGTCGCCGTGCACCCGAGCCTGGATGCCTGCCTGGACCAGCTAACTGGATCGCGGGTGTTTGCCTTTACCCGGCACGCGAGTGCGTCGTACGCCGATATCGCCTATGCACCAGGCGATGTGTTGCTGTTTGGTCGCGAGGAAGACGGGCTCCCCGCTGCCGTGCTCGACCATCCGCGAGTGAGTGAGCAGGTGCGGTTTCCGATGATCGAGGGCCGACGCTCACTGAACCTGAGCAACTGCGCCGCGATCGCGACGTACGAGGCGTGGCGGCAAAACGGCTTCGGTGGACTCGAGTAGTCGGTCGGGCGGCGGAGGTGGTTTCGACGGACGCGGCTCGCCCTAGCGGGCTCGCCGCTGCTCAACCACCGAGGTTTGCGAGGCGGCTGCTCAACCACCGGGGGGATTAGCCGAAGGCGGCGCCGCGGCCGGCTTGGCGACCGCTGAAGATGCAGCCGCCGAGGAACGTGCCCTCCAGCGAGCGGTAGCCGTGCATCCCGCCGCCTCCGAAACCGGCTACCTCGCCGGCGGCGTACAACCCGCGAAAAACGCTGCCGTCAGGGCGAAGTACGCGTCCGGACAGGTCGGTTTGCAGTCCGCCGAGCGACTTGCGCGTCAGGGTGTGCAGGCGTACGCCGATCAGCGGCCCGGCAGCAGGGTCGGTGAACTTGTGCGGCGTGGCGACTCGGCCCAGCTTGTCGCCGCGGTAGTTGCGTGCGCCGCGCAGCGCGGTGACCTGGAGGTCCTTGGTGAAGTCGTTGTCCATCTCGCGGTCGCGCGCGAGCACCTCACGACGCATGTTGTCGACGTCGAGGGACTCGCCGCCCTCCAGCGCCTGCATCGCGGCAAGCAGCTCGTCAAGCGTGTCGGCGACGACGAAGTCCTCGCCGCGCTCCTTGAACGCCTCCACCGGCCCTGGCGCGCCGGGCAGGATTCGCTGCAGCACCAGCCGCACGTCCTTGCCGGTG
The nucleotide sequence above comes from Epidermidibacterium keratini. Encoded proteins:
- a CDS encoding HelD family protein: MTSEHTEYADVPQDAEAIEIAREQEHVDKVNARVEVLLKNADAITQEGLARGRSGSFGGLVERDAFVHVAARRKHLLNREHEGLVFGRLDFDDQSKQHVGRIGVLDENYVPMVIDWRAPAAAPFYRATAADRQGVVRRRVIRSRLDKVISVEDDLLDPDASLDGMNVIGDGALIASLTRARTGQMRDIVATIQQHQDEAIRAPSDGVTVISGGPGTGKTVVALHRAAYLLYRDRKKYESSGILVVGPSPTFMRYIERVLPSLGEDSAALRSIGEIVDGYSATRVDSPELAAVKGSTRIAPVVSRAARFAGPGAPEELRLFYRGEVLTASRSQLRAIRRSVLRGNRKYNRSSRAARDALTDLLYSSAPDSIKAERTLAEFRDDLNQRNEFTDFLAAWWPMREPHEVLASLGNAGHLQSASSGVLTRAEVADLARDWASHTAADGSMELSLQDIALIDEIRDVLGEIPPPPPVRDEFDLSSVQELTTAADREYAAAGPRVRPDNYTGYGHVIVDEAQDLSPMQWRMLGRRGRVASWTVVGDIAQTSWGDPAETRSAMNESLAKTPRRDFHLSTNYRSPAEVFSLAADVVRTVMPDADVPDAVRSTGHEPEHVVTDDVATETVAALRRTLSEVEGTVAVIAPSARVGEVRSWVGTIGGDRVQVVDELSAKGLEYDGVVVVEPDEIAGGTDRGTRLLYVVLTRATQRLVTVGRTSDWLPSRRSER
- a CDS encoding HhH-GPD-type base excision DNA repair protein, whose product is MAPQLQLAQDPKADEVLSNDPFALLVGMLLDQQYPMEHAFRGPSKILDRFGTLDPAMIAAADPETFADLAATPPAIHRYGRSMAGRVQQLARVIVEEYDGNAAAIWATASGIDELLERLQALPGYGEQKARIFAALLGKQLGVRPHAWRKKIGPYAEDGSHRSVADVTDEVSLQKVRDFKKAQKAQKKAEAAK
- a CDS encoding tRNA (cytidine(34)-2'-O)-methyltransferase — encoded protein: MFHVVFYQPQIPPNTGNAIRLVACTGATLHLIEPLGFTLEDKQLRRAGLDYHDLAQVAVHPSLDACLDQLTGSRVFAFTRHASASYADIAYAPGDVLLFGREEDGLPAAVLDHPRVSEQVRFPMIEGRRSLNLSNCAAIATYEAWRQNGFGGLE